A window of Macrococcus sp. 19Msa1099 genomic DNA:
ACTTCACGCGTAAATAACTTTGTCTGTCTTCAGTTGAGAATGGAGTGAAGATAATCTTAGCACCTTTCTCTGTAGCAATACGCGCCATCTCAGGAAACTCAGAATCATAACAAATCTGAATCGCAATCTTACCACAATCTGTATCAAATACTTCTACGTCATTGCCTGGAGAAATCCCCCACCATCTACGTTCATTTGGTGTAACGTGAATCTTGTACTGTTTCTCGATTGAACCGTCACGACGGAATAAGTATGAAATGTTGTAGATTTCATCCTCTTCTTCAACGAAGTGACTACCACCAATAATATTAATATTGTAACGTACGGCAAATTCATTAAACATCTCAATATACTGTTCAGTATATTTCGTAAGTTGACGAATGGATTCTGCTGGATTACGTTTCTCATCAAAACTCATCAGTTGTGTCGTAAGTAATTCAGGGAATACAACGAAGTCACTTTCAGCATCATATGCCACATCAACAAAGTATTCAATCTGGTTTGCAAACTCTTCAAACGAATCAATTTTACGCATCATATAGTTAACCGTACAAATACGGACAGGGTCACTTGTCTTAAAGTGAATGTTTGATTTAGCAACGTAATCCGGGTTGTTCCATTCCATTAATGTTGCATACTTACTTGAATTCACATCATCCTTTAGATAATTTGGGTTGATACGCATTAAAGTAAATCCATTCATATACTGGAATGTCAATACTGGGTCTTTAATCTTATGCTTCATCACATCGTTAACATATTCTCTTGGTGTGAGTTCATCCTGATATTTATGATAATTTGGAATGCGTCCACCAATAATGATTGATTTTAAATTCAATTCATAAGCGATTTCTCGACGTGCCTCATAAAGACGTTGACCTACTCTCATCCCACGATAATCAGGATGAACCATCACTTCTATACCATATAAGTTATGCCCGTGGTCATTGTGGTTCGTAATATAACCATTATCTGTAATACTATCCCACGTATGACGGTCATCATACTCATCGAAATTAATGATTAAACTTGAACAACTTCCGATAATTTTACCATCATACTCAATAACCATCTGTCCGCGTGGAAATAAATTAATATGGGACTCAAGATGTTCTTTCTTCCACGGTTCCATCCCCGGGAAGCATATGTTTTGTAAGGCGATAATCTCGTCGATATCATCTTTGGTCATCTGTCGCGCCTCGATTGATTTATTAAACTTATCTAAATTTATTTCTTCTGTCATGTATATTCTCCTCTATTTGCTCTATAATAATAAATAGACAAATCATTTTATTAGTCTATAATTTATACCCTATTATTATAGACGATAAAAGTGAATAGGAGAAAATATATGAAATTACGTGTAATAGAAGAATGGAATAATATGACGATTGAGGCATTGCTTAAACATTTACAAATACCAAAGAAGCCGACACATGAGCTACGTATGTCTAAAGCAATTACGATAAATGGTGCAGCTGCTACATTTCGCGATACGTTAAGTACTGGAGATGAACTCTACTTACCTGTTGCAGAAGAAAAGAGCAATTATAAATCAAGCTATCGCATGTGCGAAGTGAAATATGAAGATGATTATTTAGCGATACTCGTTAAACCAAAGGGTGTTAAGACACATCCAAATGATATGAGTGAGTCAAATACGTTGTTAAACCATGCAATTTATACACTCGATTCAGAATATGTGGAACCGATACATCGTCTCGACCAGGAAACTGTCGGCTTATTACTTGTCGCTAAAAATCCATTTATCAAAAAGATACTAGACCGTATGCTAGAAGAACGATTAATCAAGCGTACATATCGTGCGAAAGTTAAGAGTCACCTACCATTGAAGAATCAGACGATCGATATGCCAATCGGTAAAGACAAGTTCCATCCAAATAAACGCCGTGTTTCGCAAACAGGCGACCGAGCAGTTACACATATCGTAAGCTCTAAAGCGAATGGCGACGGTACTGCAGATGTCGAACTGCAGCTTGAAACAGGACGTACACACCAGATTAGAGTACATCTTGCTGAAATCGGACATCCCGTTATCGGAGACCCACTATACAGTGATTCACACCTACGTCAACTCGCGCTAGAAAGCTATAAACTAGAGTTTGTACATCCATTTACCGGAGAGACTGTTGCAGCAACATTAGAGCAATAGTTTTGCATAATGTATAGTGATTCACTATGATATAGATATCAATATTTAGGAGGATCAAAATGATAGCCACAGATATACAAGAGAAATTACTGACACGCCGCGCAGTGAAACAATACGATCCAGCGTTCAAACTTTCTCAGGATGAAATACTAAACTTACTCGACGCTGCAAATAAAGCACCGTCAGCATGGAATCTACAACATTGGAAGTTTATGGTTGTTCACTCAGATGAAGGTAAACAGAAGTTACTTCCTATCGCCTTTAACCAGCAACAAATTGTTGATGCAAGTGCGGTTATCGTAATTTTAGGTGATAAAGAGGCAAATAAGAATATCGATGAAATTTGCGCACCAGATATCCAAAAAGGACGCATGACTAGTGAGATTAAAGAACGTCTCGCAAGTCAGGTGAACAATGTGTATCAAAATGAACATTATGCTTATGAGGCAGCAGTAATGAACTCTACATTCCCTGCAATGCAGATTATGAACTTTGCAACGTTACGCGATCTAGGCTCATGTGCCATCGGTGGATTCAACCGTACACAATTAATTGAATCGTTCAATATCGACGAGCGCTATGTTCCAACAATGCTAATCACTGTTGGAAAGTCTATTAAGACCCCGCGTGAAACAGACAGAAGAGACGTACAGACTATTACAGAATTTCATTAAAAAGAAAAGACACGAAAAAATAGGCAGGAAACTTATAAGTTTCCTGCCTATTTTTCATGCTTAAACGCTCGTGTCACGACCTTTTGACGGCGTTCCAAAAGTTGCCACTACGACAAAACCCGAACAATGCAGAAAACAAAGAACATTTTCTTTGCACCGTTCTGGTTTTGCTTGTGGCAGAACACTTCTGTCACGACCTTTAGTTACGTTTTAGTTTATTCTTCACAAACCCTAATAATTTTGCACGTTTACTCATCATCGGTTTATGCATGACTTCTTTCGGTCTGATAAACGAACGTTTAAATTCCTCTGCTCGATATATCAATTCATCTTGTGAATTAATCGCACGTGCATCATTCCTTACATAATGATATATACCATTTGAATCTTGCTCACGTGCTTTTTGATTATCTTCTAGCTGCAGATTTAATATATCTTTTAATTCCTCTACAATCTTGCTATCAATAATTGGGAATAAGATTTCTACACGTTTAATCATATTGCGTGTCATCATATCTGCTGAGGATAAGTACATCTTCTCTTCCCCATTATGATAGAAGTAATAAATTCTTGAATGCTCAAGGAATCGTCCTACAATGCTGATGACACGAATGTTCTCACTTACACCAGGAATTCCTGGTTTCAAGCAGCATATTCCTCGAATAATCAGTTTTACTTGAACACCGGCGTTACTCGCTTCATATAACTTCTTAATTACCGTCTTATCCGTTAACGAGTTCATCTTCGCAATGATCAGTCCATTTCCGTGCTGTTTCTGACACTCAATCTCCCGATCGATATGTTCAATAAATTCATCACGAATCTCAAATGGTGCAACATGTAATCGCTTATAAGTCGGTTTCTCAGAGTAACCACTTAAGTAATTGAAGAAGTTCATCGCATCTTCTCCAATTTCTTTATTCGTCGTAATGATACCCATATCTGTATAGATTTTAGCTGTTTTATCGTTATAGTTCCCTGTTCCTAAATGAACATATGATACCATTTCATCATTTACTTTCTTAACGACTAACGTAATTTTACTGTGTGTTTTAAGGTGTGTCATACCGTAAATAACGTGACATCCCGCTTCTTCAAGCATACGTGCCCAGTGTACGTTATTCTCTTCGTCAAAACGTGCCTTCAGCTCAACAAGCACCGTCACTTGTTTACCCGCCTCAGCTGCATTTTTCAGTGCATCAATAATCGGTGAGTCGCTTGATACACGGTATAGCGTCTGTTTAATCGCCAATGTATTCGGGTCTTCAGACGCTTCTTTAATAAAATCCACAATCGGCTGGAAAGATTCATATGGATGATGAAAGAATATATCACGCTTTAAAGCTTCAGCATAAAGCTCACCATTTCCAAGATACTTCGGCGGACATGGTTCAAATGGCTTAAAGGCAAGTTGAGGGTAGCGTTTCTCTATCATTCCTGATAATTGGAATAACATCGTTAAATCTAGTGGCCCTTCAAGTTTATATACATCACGATCCTCAATTTCAAGTTCATCCTTTAAAAATGACGCATTGATTGACATATCCTGTCGCGTATCAATCTCAAGACGCACAGCCGCACCACTTTTACGCTTCTTAAGAAATTTCTCTATTTCAATCAGAAGATCCTCTGCTCCATCTTCATGAATTGTTAGATCTGCGTTACGCGTAATACGGAAAGCAAATGTACGCGTTACTTGATAGCCGTGAAACAGCTTATGAATAAAATGTGTGATAACATCTTCCAATAGAACATATACTGTTTTTTCACCATTTGTCAATTCAATAATTCGGTTAAGTAAAGCTGGAATCTGGACGATCGCTGATTTCTTCTCACCACTATCCGTCACTACATCGACAAATATGTTTAACGATTTATTAGATAACTTTGGAAATGGTCGGTATGCATCAATTCCAAGCGGCGTTAATGTCGGAAGAATCTCGAAGTTGAACTTCTTTTCAATGATGCTATAACTTTCTGGTGATAATTCATCCACCGATTTGAAGTACACATTGTACCCTTCAAGATCACGAATTAACGCATGATATTGATCATACTGCATCTTCACATTATCTCTATTTGCCTTATCAATCGCAATCAGCTGTTCTGTCGGTGTCATCTGCGTCTTATTCTCTGGTTCACTGAATCCCATCGTTACCTGATCTTTTAGGCCACCCACACGAACCATAAAAAATTCATCTAAGTTTGAACTGGCGATTGCTAAAAATTTAATACGTTCAAGTAATGGGTTCTTCTGATCAAATGCCTCTTCTATGACTCTACGGTTAAAATCAACCCAGCTCACTTCGCGATTATTATAATATGCTTTATTCCCTAAATCTAAATTCTGTTTCATCATCATCACGTCCACTTTCATGTTTTCATAATTCTGCCTATTCTACTGTACCGAATTAATGTAAAGCTTTTGTAAATATGAGGTTAATTTTAGATTTAATTATTTTTTCGATATGTTTCTTCTGTCTCTCTGTCTGATATTCTTCAGCTATTGGATCTCCGTTGTATTCGATGATTAGATTATATTTATCGTCATTCTTCTCAAAATAAAGTGATTCGACGATATTGGTATTGCTGATATTTAATGCATGTGAAAACTTCAGAATGCTGCCAAGCATCTGGATGACATCTTTCTCATCACTGTTAAACCATTTCGTTTCATCTTCATAGAACTTCAGTAAAGATTTATTCTTATAACTGGAGAGTAAAGCGAGTTTCACGCGATTTTTGTGACTGATACCATTTAAACTTGAGTTTGAAAGAATATAATATGTGTGCTGGCTCGCTGCATCAGAATCGATATAGCTTCCTAAATAGTAAAGGTACGCAGCATGCTTTAAGAAAGTCTTGTCCTTTTTATTTCCTTTGATCAAGTCATGCTTTTCCATTTCGTAATATAGCGTCTCTGCAATCATGGTACGCTGCATTGCTTCATCGTGCTTGATATTGTAATCACTCGCTAAGTTACGTAATGAATCTTTAAATACATTATCTTTATCAAACGGTAGTACGTATTCTTTTTCAAGAACTTTCATAATGACACCTTCACGTAATCCTTTACGGGAAAAGATGAATTCCGTCGCATCTACTTCGTCGAACAGCGTATTAAATAACACACAAGATGGTACGATAATATCTTGACGATCGCGACTCAAGCCATCCAGGTCTTCAAGTTCGTCTTTAGGGGTATGAATTAACGTCTTAAATACGAGTTCAAGATCTTTCTCTTTCATACCATAACCATGTACACCCGCAATCGGATATTCAGTTAATGATTGGTGAATACGTGCGATATTTCGCGCAGAACCACCAATTGCAATAATTGGACATTTACGTTTTTCGAGCCACTTTAAGCTTTCTATTTCATTCTTAATATATTCACCCGCTGCTTTAATCGCTTCTTTATCATTATGTTCCTTGCCGTCAAAGAACAGTTTCTGTAACGTTACGACACCGAATGGAAAACTATGTGAAAACTTAAGTTCCTTATCTTCAAAATAAGTTACTTCTGTACTTCCCCCACCGATATCTACAGTTACACCATCTGCATAGTCCAGTGTATTAATCACTGCATAGTAGCCATAGAATGCTTCTTCCTGTTCAGTAATAATGCGCACATCTATTGCAGTTTCTTCCTTCACGCGTGCGCTAATTGCCTCAATATTAGACGATTGACGTACAGCTGCTGTCGCTACTGGGTAAAGTGCATCTACTTTAAACTTATCAGCAACTTTCTGAAAGCTTTGTAACGTATCACAAAGTACAGCGATTCCTTTATCCGACATTACCTTATCTGCATCAAGATATTGATACAGTCGTGCAGGCGTCTTGATATTCTGTAATTCCTGTAATCCTGCTTCAACTGAATAATCAAAGATTACAAGTCTGATTGTATTTGATCCTATATCTACTAATCCAATTCTCTTCATGATTACCTGCCCTTCACTTCTTATTTCGGATGAATCATTTCCTCTGGTTTAATCCATTCGTTAAACTGTTCTTCTGTTAGATAACCACTCTTAAGTGCAGATGCTTTTAATGTTAGGCCTTCTTTATGTGCAGTCTTCGCAATATATGCTGCTTTCTCATATCCGATATGCGGGTTCAATGCTGTTACTAACATTAAAGATTCGTTTAAATATTTCGTAATATTCTCTTCAATCGGCTCGATGCCTACAGCACAATTATCATTAAATGATTGCATACCATCCGTTAATAAGTAGATCGATTGTAACGTGTTATACATAATCACAGGTTTAAATACATTAAGTTCGAAGTTCCCTTGACTTGCCGCAATACCAACCGCTGCATCGTTCCCCATAACTTGCACCGCAACCATCGTTAACATCTCAGACTGCGTCGGGTTTACTTTACCTGGCATAATTGAAGAACCTGGCTCGTTTTCAGGAATAGAAATTTCAGCTAAACCAGCACGAGGTCCTGATGACAGCCAGCGTACGTCATTTGCAATCTTCATTAAATCAGCTGCTAACGCCTTTAATGCGCCGTGAACAAACGTTACTTCATCATGTGCAGTTAGTGCGTGGAACTTATTTGGAGATGAAATAAAGTCATATCCTGTTTGTTCACCAATTTGTTTTGCAACACG
This region includes:
- a CDS encoding RluA family pseudouridine synthase, with protein sequence MKLRVIEEWNNMTIEALLKHLQIPKKPTHELRMSKAITINGAAATFRDTLSTGDELYLPVAEEKSNYKSSYRMCEVKYEDDYLAILVKPKGVKTHPNDMSESNTLLNHAIYTLDSEYVEPIHRLDQETVGLLLVAKNPFIKKILDRMLEERLIKRTYRAKVKSHLPLKNQTIDMPIGKDKFHPNKRRVSQTGDRAVTHIVSSKANGDGTADVELQLETGRTHQIRVHLAEIGHPVIGDPLYSDSHLRQLALESYKLEFVHPFTGETVAATLEQ
- a CDS encoding nitroreductase family protein — its product is MIATDIQEKLLTRRAVKQYDPAFKLSQDEILNLLDAANKAPSAWNLQHWKFMVVHSDEGKQKLLPIAFNQQQIVDASAVIVILGDKEANKNIDEICAPDIQKGRMTSEIKERLASQVNNVYQNEHYAYEAAVMNSTFPAMQIMNFATLRDLGSCAIGGFNRTQLIESFNIDERYVPTMLITVGKSIKTPRETDRRDVQTITEFH
- the ppx gene encoding exopolyphosphatase encodes the protein MMKRIGLVDIGSNTIRLVIFDYSVEAGLQELQNIKTPARLYQYLDADKVMSDKGIAVLCDTLQSFQKVADKFKVDALYPVATAAVRQSSNIEAISARVKEETAIDVRIITEQEEAFYGYYAVINTLDYADGVTVDIGGGSTEVTYFEDKELKFSHSFPFGVVTLQKLFFDGKEHNDKEAIKAAGEYIKNEIESLKWLEKRKCPIIAIGGSARNIARIHQSLTEYPIAGVHGYGMKEKDLELVFKTLIHTPKDELEDLDGLSRDRQDIIVPSCVLFNTLFDEVDATEFIFSRKGLREGVIMKVLEKEYVLPFDKDNVFKDSLRNLASDYNIKHDEAMQRTMIAETLYYEMEKHDLIKGNKKDKTFLKHAAYLYYLGSYIDSDAASQHTYYILSNSSLNGISHKNRVKLALLSSYKNKSLLKFYEDETKWFNSDEKDVIQMLGSILKFSHALNISNTNIVESLYFEKNDDKYNLIIEYNGDPIAEEYQTERQKKHIEKIIKSKINLIFTKALH
- a CDS encoding bifunctional GNAT family N-acetyltransferase/carbon-nitrogen hydrolase family protein is translated as MTEEINLDKFNKSIEARQMTKDDIDEIIALQNICFPGMEPWKKEHLESHINLFPRGQMVIEYDGKIIGSCSSLIINFDEYDDRHTWDSITDNGYITNHNDHGHNLYGIEVMVHPDYRGMRVGQRLYEARREIAYELNLKSIIIGGRIPNYHKYQDELTPREYVNDVMKHKIKDPVLTFQYMNGFTLMRINPNYLKDDVNSSKYATLMEWNNPDYVAKSNIHFKTSDPVRICTVNYMMRKIDSFEEFANQIEYFVDVAYDAESDFVVFPELLTTQLMSFDEKRNPAESIRQLTKYTEQYIEMFNEFAVRYNINIIGGSHFVEEEDEIYNISYLFRRDGSIEKQYKIHVTPNERRWWGISPGNDVEVFDTDCGKIAIQICYDSEFPEMARIATEKGAKIIFTPFSTEDRQSYLRVKYCSMARAIENQIYTVTSGTCGNLPQTENMDIQYSGSGIYSPSDFGFARDGIVGETGENVEMVVIGDIDLEVLRRGRENGTVRQLRDRRHDLYNVEYKK
- a CDS encoding RNA degradosome polyphosphate kinase, which gives rise to MMMKQNLDLGNKAYYNNREVSWVDFNRRVIEEAFDQKNPLLERIKFLAIASSNLDEFFMVRVGGLKDQVTMGFSEPENKTQMTPTEQLIAIDKANRDNVKMQYDQYHALIRDLEGYNVYFKSVDELSPESYSIIEKKFNFEILPTLTPLGIDAYRPFPKLSNKSLNIFVDVVTDSGEKKSAIVQIPALLNRIIELTNGEKTVYVLLEDVITHFIHKLFHGYQVTRTFAFRITRNADLTIHEDGAEDLLIEIEKFLKKRKSGAAVRLEIDTRQDMSINASFLKDELEIEDRDVYKLEGPLDLTMLFQLSGMIEKRYPQLAFKPFEPCPPKYLGNGELYAEALKRDIFFHHPYESFQPIVDFIKEASEDPNTLAIKQTLYRVSSDSPIIDALKNAAEAGKQVTVLVELKARFDEENNVHWARMLEEAGCHVIYGMTHLKTHSKITLVVKKVNDEMVSYVHLGTGNYNDKTAKIYTDMGIITTNKEIGEDAMNFFNYLSGYSEKPTYKRLHVAPFEIRDEFIEHIDREIECQKQHGNGLIIAKMNSLTDKTVIKKLYEASNAGVQVKLIIRGICCLKPGIPGVSENIRVISIVGRFLEHSRIYYFYHNGEEKMYLSSADMMTRNMIKRVEILFPIIDSKIVEELKDILNLQLEDNQKAREQDSNGIYHYVRNDARAINSQDELIYRAEEFKRSFIRPKEVMHKPMMSKRAKLLGFVKNKLKRN